The genomic region TTCAGCAGCatgtatgaagaatatcctacagtggTCATCTGAgaagatgtgtaattagcatatttagatcaggaacttcctggtgtttttcaaatgatctccttctGACTTCCTGCCCCTTTAAGCACACTTCTCTGTTTGCTTTTGgatgaagaactgtttttttatgtcctgcttttcacaaTGTGAAcaaatcccaaagtggcttacaaacagctttcctttcctctgacCGCAACAAACATCATGTaaagtaggtggggatgagagagctctgagaaaactgtgactggaccaaggttacccagaaggctgcaggaagaggagtagggaatgaaaccgttctccagattagagctcatGGCTCTTAGCCTCTAAACCGtacttgcttttaaaaacagcagtcaggattctctgtcttctttttttgcagttatttctcttctcaataaaaacatttattctttaagcacctTGTGCCATCTTTCCTTACATATTTTAAACTGCCAACAGGGTTCTGGGCCCAGCATGAGCATTCGGACTGTAAAATAGAAGATAATTCAttgggcaaagaagaagaaacagaaaacagcagTTTCCTGCACCATTCAGCATAACTACTTACAGACCGAAGGCAACAACCTAATTTGGAAAAGTCCGGGGTAGCACAAATCACCTGGCAGGCTGGCTAATGCTGGAAACTTGCACCATGCACAGACCTGTTGGGATGTTAGCTCAAAGCATTTGAACACTGAAAACTCAAGGCAAATCCTTAGACCTGTAATGAAGGAAAGAACCACTACCACCCTTCTCTCATTTTGCTAAGTAAATCTGCTTCAGATTGCTCCTAATGATTTAATAGTTTAGGTCTACTGACGTTTTGGGAAGCGAGTTATACAGTTAATGACTCATCCTGCATTCAATGCTCATTTGGAACCTTCCTCCACCTGGCTATAAACTCTGAAGCTTTGAGTGGTCAGTCATTTGAGGAAGTCAACCACCTCCCCATTTCCACTAGAGGGCAATATAACATTAAATACAAGCAATATTACATTGTTCTTGTGGAAAATTTCTTGTTCTTGTGGAAAATTTGTTGTGCTTATAGAATAGTGGCTGTTCTTCTGTAGGCCTGAAATAGTAGCAAAATCAAGTCTTGTCCACAACAGATTTTCAATTTTTGTtgcttatatcctgctttttatttatttagatttatataccgccttccccgaaggctcagggcagtttacattaaaactagtcaacgatacgtgaaacagtcttcgttaaaacatacagtaattaataacagtggttgtaaccatataacagaataatgtaacagtataatatacaagagcctcttgtggacaagagcctcttgtggcgcagagtggtaaggcagccgcctgaaagctttgcccatgaggttgggagttcaatcccagcagccggctcaaggttgactcagccttccatccttccgaggtcggtaaaatgagtacccagcttgctggggggtaaacggtaatgactggggaaggcactggcaaaccaccccgtattgagtctgccatgaaaacgctagagggcgtcaccccaagggtcagacatgactcggtgcttgcacaggggatacctttacctttacctttataacaatataataaaataatataacgatggaacagtgcaatgccacaacaggtccagagcgctctggtggagttctgggaggaagggggggagagcgggaggagctggggcccttcattcgctgctTTTGGTTTACTGTGTCAGTTTTAAACCTCGGAATCACGGGGAACACGTGCCGGGAGAGCTAAGCGCATTTAGCTGAGACGAGTGAAGCACACCCGCCATTTTCAGTCGCCCTCCGCAGCTTTTAATGTGTGCGCCTCGGGTAGCGCGCACCACCGCTCTCATTGCAGGGGTCAGTCGAAAGCACGAAGCAAAGGCAGCCCCGCGCCCGGCCGCTTAAGGGCGGTGAGGCGTGGTGTGACGTCAGAGGGGGCGGAGACGGCCTGCGCCTTTGGGCGGAACTCGGCGTCCTTCCGGGGAAAGGCGCGTGCGCAATTCTTGGCGTTGCAAGCCCGCACGCTTTATCCCAGGAAAAAGGAGACGGATGCGTCATGACGGGAGGGGCCGGAGATGCACTCCGGCAAAGGCGAGGGGAGCCCGGGTTGGGGGTTCGCAGATGCGGGGACAGGAGTCGTGCTCTTGCAGAAGGACCAGAAGCACAGAGCGTTGCTTGTATGCCTGCCTCTTCTTGATAAGACATCTCCCCCCCATGTCTGAACAGCTGCAGGatagaaattcaacaggtgcagcAGCATGGTCGACAGGTCTGAGAAAAGTACAGAACttcgggggagggaggaagcaggtcAGGTCTACTGACATCCCCGTGCATATAGACCAGGTGGGCAGGCGGCTTGGTgcgaagcggcagaacaaagtgTGGTACCATagggtgcatgcacatggaagctcacaccttgaatgcaACTTGGTCggcctgaaaggtgcccctggactcagacttattACTCGTGTACCGTATCGCATGGCCCCGGCTCCTTAAACGCTAGAGGGGCCGCTGAAAGCGCCTCCCGTCGCCTTGAAATGAGTACGGGCGTCGTTCCGCCACGCAGGAGCCCTTGTCCGCAGGAAACAAACCCTACCTAACTCTCTGGCGTTTCTGGTAAGGAAACCAGATGCGTTGCTGCTTTGGAAACAGCGCCGCTTTCCAGGGCGTCCGCCATCgtgtgtggctggctggctggctggctgaccgaCCAAGCAAGCCAGCCCCCCTCGGGCAAGCCAGGTGATAAACGCGCCCTTGCTTTCCAGGCACGCTGCCGCACAAAGGTTGCgaaggcggcggggagggcgagaCGCGCAGTAGCTTCGCCGCCTCTCGGGACAAATGGGCCGCAGGCAGGCAGAAGCCACGCGCCGGTGTCCTTTGCGCCACCTCGTCGGCTCTATCAAGAGCGCCAAGCGCGCTCCCTTTGTCTCCCTGCCGGCCGCTCTCAACCCAGAAACGGGCCTTTTGCAAAACAAGAGTTGGTCcgtcctcccccccgccccggtgTTTAGTTCAAGCCCTCGCCCCCCCTTCCTGTGCAATGCAACTCACGCAATAGCAATGCAATCGCAattcaaagcaaaacaaagggcttaaaaaaaacaaacatgaaacCAGCAGTGAgcgacggggaggggggagggggacatttcACTTGCATAACTTGGTGCTGGAAGGAGGCGGTCCCTGATGGCGCATTTTTCcggaagtattttttttaaagaacacggAACAGAAATAAGCAAAAAACAGCTGGGTCGGTGGCTCAGTTACTTCCATCTCATCCTCCCCCTTTAGCTTTCCTAGTCCTTCCTCGCCCTCTCCCCATCTAGCTAGATTCAGGCAGGTcactctgttggtctgaagcagcaaagtcctgcagcaccttcaagaccgaccAAGTCGTATTCATGGtagaagctttcctgtgcaggcacacttctttggTGGCACCGAAATGGACGTTGGCAGGGCTTAAGTAGAGGTACCTTTAAGTAGAGGTACCCTAATTCAGCAAATTAGCAGAAGCATCATAAAGGTTGATTGACAGATGCCAGGACTAAAGCAGGCTTGAGTAGAGGGGGATGGAGCGCACGAACAGGGTCTGCCAATTACGCTTAGCAACCCACTGTTCAGAAGATCCAGCAGTcgggatctagctgtgcattggcGATTACAGTTCAGGATTGTGACCCTGCCTCAGACTTCAAGCTCAGtcagcagaactacagacacaacaagcatccttcttgcaggccctgcagaattgttttagctccagcagggTCCCTGATGTTGTCTGGGAGTTTGTTCTacctggtgggggccagaaccaagaaAGGCGTAACTGTAGTCCTTGACAGACAAGttcccctggggccagggatcaccagtttgttggttttggagcgtaaagctctttggggggcacagGTAGCGAGGCAGTTCGCAGATACTCACGGTCCAGACAtcatatggtcttgaaggtgataacAGAGCCTGATCCAGtagtcaactggtaaccagtgcagctgttggagtgtgggccttccaaggtgttccagtaaaaactctggctgctgcattccatgtactacaattaccatgatcccctgtcagcatggatatatggagagccacagtttggccacccttattCCAGTCATCTTGGTGGAGTTGcaagagctgtggcctctaatctggagagccaggttcgattccccattcttccacatgcagccagctgggtgactttgggctcatcacaatcctgacagcaattctgtcagagttctctcagccacatctgtctcacagggagtctgttgggaaggcaattgtaagccactttgagaaaagtggagtatttatttatttattataattataattatataccgctctccctgaaggctcggggtggtttacataaaacaggaacaatacagataactgtttataataaaaatatagtgataacaatagacaacattatagaatggtagaacactggggagaacattaaatcCACTCGTACTGgaagacccagtgggttgggtggatctGCAGTGATTGTtataggagggaggctgaggtgcaaagggaagcagtggttcacgtcactcttaaccaaatgcctggtggaggagctcccttttgcacacCCTGCGCAACAGTTTGAGCTTGAGCATAATACTTGAGCACCGCCAACGTCCCATTTCAGCGTATCTGAAAAAGCATGACTGCACCCTTGACCAAAACAcgttggaaaatgcactttcagcaTACTTCAGAAGAAGACTTCCTGGTTTTGCTCaggaaaagcacattgaaagagcagtAGCCAAGGTTGGCATccaatggctcctttaagaccaacaaagattaatccagggcgtgagatttcgagtgcatgctcaggccttgaattaatcttggttggtcttaaaagcccCCCTGATCAACACTTCTGTCCGCGTGAATCTATCGCTATCCAAGGCGTGCAGGAGAATGAGCCACTgcaggtcttaaaggggccaccggACTCGGGTTTTTGTCGCCCCCCGCCGATGCACGACACAGTTGGTACAGTCGACCTCACTGCGCTTGCGCAGCGGGTCAGGGGCGGGGCCTccgggtgtgtgtgcgtgtgactCAGGCGAGCGGGAGAGGCGCCGGCTGCCATTTTGAGGGGGGTTCCGAGCGAGTGCCGCTTCGCCCAGGCCCGAGAGACTCGCCGGCTCGACCACCCTTCGCCTGAGGGGACGGCAGGGGGGCTCCGCTCGCTCTCTTGCCCCGCGTGAGAGGAGCCCGGTAGCGCAGGGAACGCCCGCCCGTCCGCTCGGCCTCGCCGCCGCCTTCGTCTtcgcttcctcctcttcttcctcttcctcctcctcgttcctccgccgccgccgccgccaccattTGGGCTCCCCCGGCGGCTCCGGGGCGCCGAGCGTAGGCGATGGGGACCAGGCTGCTGGGGCTGAGCAGCGGCAGAGCGGGCGGCCCGGTCGCGGTGAGCAGCGCAGCGGGGATGGGGGAGCTGGGCGGCTTCTTGGTGGCCTTCTCTTGACATGGCTCCTGCCTGGGCTGCtagcagcgccgccgccgccgccgccactgctcCGCCCGCGCCCGCCGGCTGCGGGTAGCCGCTCCGTCCGCCCGCCCGTGCCAAGCCACACCGCCGCCCGGCCCGCGCCTGCCGCCCGAGCCGAAAGGACGGCGAGGAGAGCCGCGCTTCTGGTGCGGAAGGGGGAgcctgaaggagggagggagaaggtagGGAGGAGGGGACCCTTCCCGCGCCCCGGCCGGACGACCGCTCATCCAGGCAGCGCGGACGCGGCTTCACCTCTTTGGGAGCTTCCCGGTTTTTAAGCCCCAGGGCGTGCCCCTCGAAAacatatccccccctccccccggaaaaATTTGAGTCAGTCAAATTTGCAAACGGAGGGGGAGCAAACTTTTGCAAACTTGTCAACTTTTCCTCCGAACTGAAATTGATCGGTGCGgattttgctaattttttttgtaaaaaaaaaaaaaatccggggagggtgggggcaacCCAAACTTTCCCCTCCGCCATGAACGCAAGCGAGTGAGTTGCGGGCTGCCCGCCCTAGTGGCCCCGCTGTGCTGAACACAGGCTCGGTGGAGAACAGCCCCTTCCCCGGAAGGCGCGCTCAGCCATGCCCAGCCCCAGTTAAAGCGCGCTCCTTGGCAGGCCGGGGcggaacgaggaggaggaggaggaggaagaagaagacgacgacggtTTTGGCCCTTTTCGGTGGAAGAGAGCACGCGAGAGAGAAAGCGGGCGATTGGGGGATGTAGGTCTCTCTCCCTGCCGTAGGGGAGCGCTAGATCCAGAGATCGCCTCGCGGTCAGAGCCTTTAGGCCGGAGACTGCCCCTGGGCTGCCCTCCCCTTCCTTATCAATGGCCATCATGATTCCTCTTCTCTCGAACAGACGCGGCCTTCGGGCGACCTTGTGCCTGATGAGTAGGATGAAGTTAGAAACGACTCTGTTTTCCAAACTCCTTGCTTCTCTGCGAACCAGCACCCTGTTGTCTGTGGTTGATGATTTTGTTGTTGGTAGGGAAACTTGTTACCTCCCGGGACATCCGCTCctcttctgcattccctcctcCTTTGCTTTCTACCAAGTGTAATAATTCTTAACAATAAAAGCCAGGCAGTATAGCAAtagcaaaaaggaagaaaaatatcttGAGAATAATCAGCAGAGTCATGGATCTGGGTGGGATAGAACACTgtctttaatttgttttttgctgtttgggtttcttttttttgtagcaaaaaaCATACACATGCCCAAATGGATTGGGTCTGTGCCCATTATTGTTTTTTGTTATACACACAAAAATTGTGATAAGATTTTTTTCCCATTCTTGCCCACTTACTCCTGTGGTTTAAACTGTGTATATCAGTGCATTTTCTTCAAACTTGTTTGGGTTTTTGATAATACCGTGCAAGGTCTCCTTGTCCAACCATGGTTGGACTACTTATTTTGTTTTATGACCCCTCTTATAAGACAGTCTCATAAAACAGTTGCCTGAGGTGTATTTTTTTGGGTTATGCCCATGTTTTATTGATTCAGTGGTATTAGCAGGAATGAAATGACTTGTTTCTGTTGTACTTGAGTCTTGTGAAAAAAGGGCCCATAGTTTAGTGACGGTTTCCAAAGGCTTTAGTACCATCTGTATTACAAAATGGGGGACCCAAACTCCCGAAAGAAACAAGCTCTGAACAGACTTCGTGCtcagcttaaaaagaaaaaagaatctctAGCTGACCAGTTTGATTTCAAGATGTATATTGCCTTTGTATTCAAAGACAAGGTAACTTCATCTCTTATTCTATACATTTTTTTTGTGTTGTGAAAAATTAATATTAGTTTGGCTTTGCTTTCATTGATCGATCTTATACTGAAGGATCGATTTTGTTTACATATTTAATACTAACCTCAAGTTCTAATTTAGTAGCAGAAGTCTGTTTTTAGATATTTATTTGCTATGAGATTTAATGTAGAGCGTTGTGTAATGTAATGCACTGTGGCTGAGCTCATATCCAGGCATATCCCATATTGGAATTCAGAGAAAATCCCAGCTGAAGTACAGTACTTTTCCCCCCATTGTTGATTTAATGGGTGATACTTAGGCGTATGCTTCAGCATCTTCCATTGAAGTCAACAAAACTTGAGAACAAAATGCTGGCTTGATTTCTAAGCTCAGTTCTGGAAGTCTTCTAGTTCTAGTGTGGGAAATGGCATATGTTCCGCCTTACATTGTTCAAAATGTCAAGCATAGCGTTATAGATTGTTCGGCAATTTATGAAACATAAGATGCTTACTTTACTTGCtttctttgggtagaggaaaaagTCAGCGCTCTTTGAAGTGTCTGAAGTGATACCAGTCATGACCAATAATTATGAAGAAAATATCCTGAAAGGTGTGCGGGATTCCAGCTATTCCTTGGAGAGTTCCATAGAGCTTCTACAAAAGGATGTAGTACAGCTGCATGCACCCCGCTACCAGTCTATGCGCAGGGTAAAAAAACTCTTCTatttctgttcattttttttcttgcaattgTTCATTCTTGGTTCTGGTTGGGCTTTATATCAAAGAACTAGACTTTCAGCAGATCGCAAAGGGTTCTGAGTGCTTATTGATTTTCAGAGGGTTCACAGCGTAGCATAGCATAGATAACCcatttttgaaaatgtattttgggTCATGCCTCTAGAGACGGAAATTATTGTCCttagtcttttaaaaatgtatcttctGACACTGTCATctgatgcagtggtccccaacctccggtccggggaccgggaccgatcCGCAGAACAGTTGGCACCGGgcagtggctcctccttgtcctcctccccggctggtgcctcgggggctgccctgccactctgccgccagctcacctttaatgctctccagtggccaacttgcctggggctccccctcggcatggcactgcgcagctgctgctggtagcgcccccagtgggcggcgggaagtcaggggcgccagcaggaaaacatgtggagcaggggctcaggcggcggcagcaacgtccctcggcaaaagactacccccccccccccggacttcagtaaaattgtcaatcgttgaccggttcccggtgataaaaaggttggggaccactgatcttatGTAtaccaagccaggctggattctggagtttttttggtggggagggaatcaattgggcatgaaattggggccaccgtgggtaggcaggtagttgtgagttcctgcattgtgcaaggaggTGGacggggtagtcaatctgcggtcctccagatgtccatggactacaattcccatgagcctctgccagcaaatgctggcaggggctcatgggaattgtagtccattgacatctggaggaccacaggttgactacccctggactagatgactctggaggtaccttccaactcttggGATTCTATAATAAAATGTTAGGGGCAAGTATTGTAATGCTGAAAGAAGTTGGAAAAGACCTTTTAATAAGATAATATGTTTTCATTCAGTTTTTCTAAAAACAAGCTGGGCCCTGCCTCATAAGGTGGGCTTAGTTACTTAGGAAAAATACCTTAATGAGCATAAACATTTACTTTGAATATTTCTGATAAAGGCAAATGTCCGTAcagtgattttttgggggggagtggagtATATGTTTAAATGTAGAATGtattatgaaataaaataatcgGGTAGGGAACTAGTTTCTGTAGTAGAAATCTAACTTAGAAAAGCATGCCATGTTATGGAACTTGAGAATAAAGTTAAAAGAGAAACCATAATTCAAACTGCACATATAATTTTCATAAAACACAGTAGCATATATTCTATACTTCTACTCCAAAAAGCCCACTTGGCCAAACTTTAGAATACAACTCCTTATTAGTACTCCCTGTTTCACTGCTTCTCAGCACTCAGTGAGTATATTTCTCAGACCATTGAAAGTGATTTTTTTCCAGCAACTGACATTCTTCCTTCCTTATAGGATGTGATTGGCTGTACACAGGAGATGGACTTCATACTTTGGCCTCGGAATGATATTGAGAAGATAGTCTGTCTTCTTTTTTCTAGGTGGAAGGGATCTGATGATGAGCCCTTTAGGCCTGTTCAGGTACGATGTTTGTTTGGGATAGCCTACCACAATTGATCTGTAGTAAGCAACTACCACATAATTACAATTTTAGACCAGCGGTtcacaacctttttaaggttgcggcccattgccaaggggtggggggagagggtgacctgcCCCCCACGCAAATGCGCGTGCACGGAACCGATGctcatgcgcatttgcgcatggcggtggtgcaaacacgcatgcgtggcagtttcggACCCGcctcgcatgcgcgtttgtgctacCAGCATGCCGGCGATCGTGCTTTGTAAAATTAATATTATTCCTACAGGCCAGGTTTGAATTTCATCATGGGGACTATGAAAAACAGTTTCTGCACGTTCTGAGCCGAAAGGACAAGACTGGAATTGTTATCAACAACCCTAACCAGTCAGTGTTTCTCTTCATTGACAGACAGCACTTGCAGGTAAAAGGGCTTAACCCAGTGAATAATTTTGCTATGGCAGAATGCTGAAATGGCCTGGATATCCAGGGGTTTTTTAAATGCATAGTATGTGCGTAGTATGTAACAGGCATAGTTAACAGTGTAGGATATGGGAATAAGTAACATGGATGTTTTTGCTTTCTCTGTTTTTTGTGAATGCAGTGAAACATTTCAGTCAGGTTTATCCCTGATCTGTATAGAACTGAAGAGTAGGGATTTGCTTGTGTGTATCACCAACATTGTCCTTTGCAGATGTGCCATTCCTGAAACTGAACAAGTCCCAGTACACACTCAGAGAAAGCAGTAGGCACAGCCTCTTTGCCAAGAAGGCAATTTCTTTATTCAGTCACCATTCACTATAGAGTGTTCCATCTTTGCTGtgatttcctgttggcagcaccctTTAGTTACGTGTTTCTTTTACTTCAGAaaatatgagtagacagtgtTGTTTATAAAGCTACTTGGTTctgaaataaatgtatgtatttcTTTCCAGACTCCAAAAAACAAAGCTACAATCTTCAAGTTATGCAGCATCTGCCTGTATCTGCCACAGGAGCAGCTCACCCACTGGGCGGTTGGTACCTTAGAGGATCACCTCCGCCCTTACATGCCAGAATAGGGCACTGGCCAGCAAAATGGGGAAGATCACAGAATGCAGGAGTGCAGTTTTCACCTCTCTCACCATTTGTTCTTTCGGAATAGAAGAAAATGGACACATGTTCAGAACACTATCCATCGTGGAACTTGATCATCCTGGATTATTTTCTTTTATCATTTGTATCTCAgaactttaaattttttttagatGTTTTCTGCATGGACTTTGTGAAAGAGAATGCTCTGCATATTTCTGCATTGCATGGGCATCCTACCAAAATGTGAAACGAAGGGACTGTTATACACTGAAAGGAATGTATCTGAGAGCACAAAGTGATCATTTATGGTGGTGTTCCCATTTGTGCTGGTCACGCCCCCCAGTATCAGTATTCATAGGGTGAGAAGTGAACATAATGGTGCAAAAGCCTTATAGCTTTGCTGTTAACATGattgtctcagagctctgtcagatTCATTCTGACAATAGCTCTATGGCTGTTGCAGTAGAAGGCTAAACATGGGAGAGAAatcttacaaggaaaaaaaagcaTCTCATTTGGTGTAGGCATTAACTGCCTCTTTTATTTTGCTTGGCCATGTTTGAGTTTACAGGCATTCTCATTTTGGATCTCTTTCCCCAGTTTGCTGTTATAACTAAACGTAGAGTGTTCTGTTGAGTTGAATACATTTTTTACAGACCTGGAGTCTGAAGTAGCCTAAAGCAGCTAAATTTAAAATAGCAGCTGCAGAAACTTGGTTGGCAGAGGATTTTTTTCCCTGAGAGTTGACTTGTAAACTTGCTGGTGAACTGTGTAGGAAATTCTGGTTTCCAAAACATTTCTTACGGAAAACCCTCTGAGgttattggggtgggggagggatggagTAAGATACTCTAAAGCAGTTGTGGATTTAATTGTAAAATATTGGAGTGTCAAAATTGGTTTTGACAACATATTTTGTTAAAGATTgtgcaatgaacataaggaagaCTACTGTATAGTTTTGGCAAAGAATGCTTTGCTTAAGGATTGAATAATTTACTGAAGTAAATCTGTATAAGCCTACTCCTTTTGGGTAAAGCTAGTGCTTATCTGCTTAAAAATCTGTATTTAGCTTTTATTTGGAATTGGGGGAAATTGGAATAAACAAATTAGGTGAACAGCGACTGTAATGCTTATTTACAAACAAGATCATTTTATTTAGAGTGCTTATTTCATTGAACAAAAAGGAAGTGGTTTGTAATAATGTCAAAATAAGAGAAAATACATAATATAAACCACTGGTTGATATATAAAAGCTATTATTTTTTCCCCTGTGTTTCTTTTAACTGCACACTGTCAGTCATGCAAGCAATAATAAGTTTACATTTATTGATGGACATGCATAGTGGCAGTAGCTATTCAAAATACAATGCCTGTCATAAAGCACTAGATGTGTTACACCAGAGAGTCTTATCAGGAAGATTTAAGAACTGGGTTAA from Paroedura picta isolate Pp20150507F chromosome 9, Ppicta_v3.0, whole genome shotgun sequence harbors:
- the C9H6orf62 gene encoding uncharacterized protein C6orf62 homolog, translating into MGDPNSRKKQALNRLRAQLKKKKESLADQFDFKMYIAFVFKDKRKKSALFEVSEVIPVMTNNYEENILKGVRDSSYSLESSIELLQKDVVQLHAPRYQSMRRDVIGCTQEMDFILWPRNDIEKIVCLLFSRWKGSDDEPFRPVQARFEFHHGDYEKQFLHVLSRKDKTGIVINNPNQSVFLFIDRQHLQTPKNKATIFKLCSICLYLPQEQLTHWAVGTLEDHLRPYMPE